From a single Arachis hypogaea cultivar Tifrunner chromosome 3, arahy.Tifrunner.gnm2.J5K5, whole genome shotgun sequence genomic region:
- the LOC112790819 gene encoding arabinogalactan protein 41, giving the protein MASPRLSFGFGVLAMLATLIFALSFPASVHAQTPSPAPSPTSDGSSVDQGIAYVLMLLALALTYLIHSADLSTTL; this is encoded by the exons ATGGCGTCTCCCAGACTCTCATTCGGATTCGGAGTCCTGGCCATGCTCGCCACTCTCATTTTCGCCCTTTCCTTCCCAGCTTCCGTTCACGCCCAGACGCCATCCCCTGCTCCTTCCCCTACCAGCGACG GTTCGTCAGTAGATCAAGGGATAGCGTATGTGCTGATGTTGCTGGCTCTGGCTCTGACGTACCTCATCCACTCCGCTGATCTTTCCACCACCTTATGA